The Alicyclobacillus macrosporangiidus CPP55 genome segment GCGGCGGGGTGCTCTCCCAGCAGGTAATGGGTGCGCCCGAGATTTGCACGGACCTTGACTTCCAACGGCATCTCGATCCCAGGGTGGCGGCTCAACAGCTCAACGGCGCGCTGCCAGTACATCCTCGCCATCGCCAGGCGGTTCTGTTTGCGGAACAAATGCCCCAACGAGTAGCAGGCGTGCACGGCGCTGGGAACGTCGTCCTTCTCCAAAGAGATCCGTACCACTTGCTCGTACGCGTCGCAGGCTTCGTCCCACCGTTCGAGCGCCTCGTAACACTCCGCCAAATCCCCGTAGAGCACCTCGTCCCGCACCAGATGATGCGGATGCCGAATGACCTCCAACAAGAGCGGAAGCGCGGCGTCGTAGTGCTGGGTCTCCAAGAGACTACGAGCTTTCCGGTATGTCTGCGCGAGATCAGTGTGTTGCGTGAAATCTTCGGCGAAGTACGACGGTTGCACACCCAGCCGCCGTGCCAACTCCTCCAGCAGCTGGGGTGAGGGGGCGACTCGGTCGGATTCGATTTGGCTGATCATGCTTGAGGTGACCAGTCCAGCACACAATTCCTGTTGTGTCATGCGGCGCTCCTTGCGCAGAGCACGCAGTTTTTGCCCGAGCGAAGCCATCGCCAGCCCTCCTCTCAAAGCGGATTCTACGTGCATTCTACTACAGGTTCGGAATTGCGGAAACTCTGACCATATGTCGAAGGACGTAAGATCCACACGAGTTTTGTCAGCCTGCAGGATTTTCCGATCCCGACCGGAAAACTCCTAGCGTACTATCTGCTCTGCCGGTTGCCGGCGAAAGGAGCGTTGCGAATGAGCATCGAGACGAACGTGAAAGACGGCATTCTGGTGGTGCGTTTGCGGGGAGACTTGGATCACCATGCCGTCGAATCGATTCGCGACCAGATTGAGGCCGCTCTCGAGGAGACGCATTATCGCGGATTGGTGTTGTCGTTCCGCGGGATCGAATTCATGGACAGCTCCGGGCTGGGGTTAATTCTCGGGAGGTACAGGACCCTCTCCCAGCGTGGCGGACGGATGGCCATCTGCGAGATCAGCGCGCCGCTTCGGCGCATCTTCGAGATGTCCGGTCTGTTGAAGATCCTGCCGGTGTACGACAGTGAAGACGGCGCCATCCGCGCCGTGAAGGAGGGCTGATCCGCCGTGGAAAAGCCGCTACGCAACGCTGTGCTCCAGAAGAACTACATGCGTATGCAATTTCCAAGCCGCTCCGAGAATGAATCGCTTGCTCGGGTGGCCGTGGCAGCCTTTGTCGCAGAGTTGGACCCGACACTGGAACAAATTACTGAACTGAAGACCGCGGTATCTGAAGCGGTGACGAATGCCATCATCCACGGGTATGAGGACACACTCGGCGAGATCCGCATCTCCTGCGCCATCCACGGGGGGGCGGTGGAAGTCGTGGTGGAAGACGACGGCGTCGGCATCGAGGACATCGAGTTGGCCCGCCAACCCCTGTACACTTCCCGGCCTGAGCTGGAGCGGTCCGGTATGGGGATCACCATTATGGAGAACTTCGTCGACGAACTGGTTATCGATTCTACGCCCGGCCGCGGAACCCGCGTACGCATGCGCAAAATCATCCGCCGCGACCCAGACTGCCAGTGAATGGAGCGGCCCGCGATGGATTACGCGAAGGGGTTGGATGACCGGGGGCACAAGCCCACAGACGAGGAGATCCGCGACCTGATTGCGCGCAGCCAAGCCGGAGACAGCGAAGCCAGGGACCAATTGGTGCTCGGCAACCAACGGCTGGTGTGGGCGGTGGTGCAGCGATTTCTCGGCCGCGGGTATGAGCCCGACGACCTGTTTCAGATCGGGTGCATCGGCTTGCTCAAGGCGATCGACAAATTCGATCTTTCCTACGACGTCAAGTTCTCCACATACGCGGTCCCGATGATCATCGGCGAGATCCAACGGTTCTTGCGCGACGACAGCACGGTGAAGGTGAGCCGGAGCCTGAAGGAGACCGCCAAACAGATCCGCCGGGTGCGGGACGAGTTGGCCAAGCGGCTGGGACGGCAGCCGCACATCACCGAGATCGCGCAGGAGCTCGGCATCGAGCCGTCGGAAGTGGTGTTCGCCCAAGAGGCGTTGCGCACACCGGCGTCCATCCACGAGACGGTCTATGAGAATGACGGTGACCCCATCTATCTCATGGACCAGATCGCGGATGAGGAGCAGGGGGAGTGGTTTGACAAAATTGCGTTGCACGAGGTGTTGGGTAAGCTTCCGGAGCGGGAGCGGCTGATTGTCTACCTGCGCTTCTTTAAGGACAAGACCCAGGCGGATGTGGCACGCGTGCTGGGCATCTCGCAGGTGCAGGTGTCACGCTTGGAGAAACGCATTCTCAACGCCATTCGAAACCAGCTGTCCTGATGGTGCGAGTACGGCCCCCCTTCCGAGGCAACACTACAGGCGATGTCTGACTTTGGGGAGGTGGGGTGCGTGGCCGTTCAGTCGAAGGGCCGCCACGTCAGTTACCAACAGATCGTGGAACGGCACACGCCGCCGCGGCCCATCATCCGCAACACCATCCGGGCGTTTTTTGTCGGCGGCGGCGTCTGTGTCCTCGGCCAGGTGGTACAGACCCTCTTCGTCCGGTTTGCCGGATTCAGTCCGCAGGATGCGTCAAACCCGACGGTAGCGGTGATGATCCTTCTGTCCGTCATCGCGACGGCGTTGGGCGTGTACGACAAGTTCGCCCAGTGGGCAGGTGCGGGTTCCGCAGTGCCCGTTACCGGATTCGCCAACACGATGGCGTCCGCCGCCATCGAGTGCCGCAGCGAGGGGTGGGTGCCCGGTGTCGGTGGCAACATGTTCAAGTTGGCGGGACCCGTGATTGTGTACGGCGTGGTGTCCGCATTCTTCGTCTCACTGGTTCGGTATGTCGTGATGCACCTGTAGGACGCATCGGTGAAGGAGGAGGAGGGGCATGCCTAAAATCGGCCAACAGACATGGCTGTTTCCGAGCGAACCGCGCATCGAGCAGGTGGCGACCGTGGCGGGAAAGTTGGAAGGCGAGGGCCCGTTGGGGGCGTGCTTCGACGTGCGAAAGGAGGACGATTGGTGTGGTGCGGACACGTGGGAGCACGCCGAACAGGGCCTGTTCCGGGAAGTGGTTCAGATCCTGTTTCAGAAAGCGGGGATCACTCCTCAGGACGTCGACCTGTTTTTCGGGTCGGATCTAAATGCCCAAGTGACATCCTTTCACTACGGGACGCGGGAGTTTGACATCCCCAAGATCGGCCTGTACAGCGCCTGCGCGTCGTCGACGGCGGCGATGGCGCTTGCCGCGGCATCCGTCGAAGCCGGGTTCGCGCAGCGGGTCCTGGCTGGCACGTCCAGCCACACGTCGACGGCCGAGCGGCAATTCCGGTTCCCCACGGAGTACGGCGCACAGAAGCCGCCCACCGCACAGCGGACGGTGACCGGAGCGGGCGCCGCGTTGATCGGGACGCGTGGAAGCGTGGCGATCACGGCGGCGACCATCGGGCGCGTGGTCGATTACGGTGTCACAAGCCCATGGGAGTACGGCGCCGCGATGGCCCCGGCGGCAGCTTCGACCATCTTGGCACACCTGCGCGACACTGGGCGCAAGATCTACGAGTTCGATGCCATCGCGACAGGGGATCTGGGGCGGGTCGGCCACGCCATCCTGCGGGATCTGTTGGAGCAGCAGGGCGTGGAGCCCGGGGACCGCCTGCTCGACTGCGGCATGCTCATCTACGCTCCCGATCAGCCGGAGGTGTTCGCCGGTGGAAGCGGGGCGGCGTGCAGCAGTTTGGTCATGTTCGGCCACTTCGTCAAAAAACTCGAATCTGGCGAATGGAAACGGATCCTGGTCGCTGCCACGGGTGCGCTGCTCTCTCTGGTCAGTTCGCAACAACAGGACACCATTCCGGCGGTCAGTCACGCAGTCGTGTTGGAGAGAAAGGATGGGTGACGAATGGCAGGTGGATGGATGACATTTGTGTGGGCGTTCGTCGTCGGGGGCATCATCTGTGCCATCGGGCAGGTCATCATGGACGTGTCCAAACTGACCCCGGGGCACGTCATGGTCGTCCTGGTCGTCGCAGGTGCCATCCTGGACGGACTCGGTCTGTACGATCCGCTGATCCGGTTCGCGGGCGCCGGTGCGACCGTGCCCATCACGAGCTTCGGCAACGCGCTGGTGCACGGGGCGTTGGCGGAAGCGGAGCGCCACGGGCTCATCGGGATCATCACCGGCATCTTCGAAGTCACCAGCGCCGGGGTGTCGGCCGCTATCGTGTTCGCCTTCCTCGCCTCGGTCTTCGCCCGCCCCAAGGGGTGATGGCGGTGCGCCTTCCTGTGGCTGAGTACACGAGCCGGGCAGGCGCCCGGACGCCTGAGGGTGCCCGGGCATAACGTGCAGGACGGGGGTGTCTTCCCGAACACGGGAGTGAGGTGGTTGAGGTGCTGCACATGTTGTTCTGGTTGCCTCGCCTGTTCCGTTACGTCGGATGGTTTCAGGCCATCATCGGTTTTGTCCGACCGCTGTTGCCCCGGCTGAGCCGGATTTGGCCGGGACGAGTACCGGCCGCTGCGCCTGCGGCGTAACCTGCTCTGGTGGCTTCGCCGCCCGTAGGACCGTGACTCGCGGCGGCGGGCGGCGTCCGGTATACTGAAAATGAGCCGCCTTGCGGTACTCCACACGGAAAGGTCTCCCAGATGGTGAACCCAGACCAGTTGTTGTATGAGACGTCCGGGGTGGTGCATTCGAACATTCAGGTGCGCCAACGCGGGGACGTCCGGTATCTGCGCTTCGGATCGTCCGGGGGTTGGCAGGGCGCCGTGCGCTGTGGAGGCGGGTTCCAGCGTCCCGTATTCGCCTACCAGCGCGCCTTCGCATCGCTGGCGGAGAGCTTGCCCGCACCTGAGGCGTTCCTGTCGCTCGGCGTGGGCACCGGGACGGCCATGCACACGGTCGGGCAACTTCATCCCGCGTGCCGGTTGGACGGCGTGGACATCGACCAAGCGGTGATTGAGCTGGCCTTGCACTACTTTGGCGCGCCTGAGCCAGGACAGGCCCGGTACTATGTGCACGACGCCGTCGTCTTTTGCGATCACTGTGATCGCGTCTATGACCTCGTGTTCGTCGACGTATACCAGGCTCGTGCGGTCGATGAACGCGTCCTGGCGCCATCCTTCGCCGATCGGCTTCATCAGATCCTCCGGCCGGGTGGCGTGGCCGTGTGCAACATCATCGGCCGTCTTCCGGTCTCGCACGCGTTGAGGGCGTTTGCCCGTGCGGCGGCCAGCCGTTTTCCCGCTGTGTGGGTGCTTCCCGTAGGTTCCGCGCCAGCGTTTGTGGAGCAGAACATGCTGTGGGTGCTGTGCGATGGCGACGATTCGGTGGCCCGTTGGCGGACGGCGATGCGGACGAGCCTCTGGCTGTCGCCGTGGGAGCGCGCGTTGTGGCCGATGCGGTTGCGCCGCATGAGCGCCGATTCCGCCCGGGACGCCGACGCAGATCCAAGCCGCTGAATCGACCGTTTCCCGCCCTGCCGTGTGCTATAATAGGGGCGACGAGCGGCACGGTGCAGAAGCACCCGCATGGCTGCTCACAAAGGAGCGGACGGTTTGCTGCAGAATATCATCAGCCCGGTGTTTATATTTCAATTTTTGGCAGTTGTCTTAAGTTTGACCGTGCACGAGTTTGCGCACGCCTGGACCGCGGATCGGCTCGGGGACCGGACGGCTCGCATCGCGGGACGCGTGACGCTCAATCCGGTGGCGCACCTGGAACCGCTGGGGCTTATCATGATTCTGTTCGCCCCCATCGGGTGGGCCAAGCCCGTGCCGGTGAACGGGGCGAATTTTCGGCATCCCCGCCGTTCCCTGATGTTTGTGGCGGCGGCCGGCCCTGTGGCGAACCTGATCCTGGCGGCCCTCTGCGTGACGCTGCTGCGCTTTGTGCCACCGCCGACGTCGTTCGGCGCCAGTGTCAACGATTTTCTGCTGCAACTGTTGCGGTGGGGATTCATCGTCAACGTGTCTCTGTTCGTGTTTAACCTGATCCCGATCCCGCCGTTGGACGGTTCGCGCATCGTGGCCAGCTTGCTGCCGCCCCGGCTGGAGTACCAGTACAGCCGCCTGGAGCTGTACGGCCCATTCATCCTGTTTCTGTTTGTCTTGATCCCGCCCCTGCGCAACCATGTCTTTTTGCCGCTCTTCGCCACGGCCCTCAATTGGGTGGCGTCGTGGTTGGCCTTGGCGCCGTGGATGGTCTGACGCCGGGAGGGGTGTCCGTGACCCTGGAAGTTGTGCTCGACACGTTCACCGGACCGTTGGATCTGTTGCTCCATCTCATTCAGACACAGGAGATCAACATCCACGACATTCCCATCGCCACCATCACCGATCAATACTTGGCCTATCTCCATGCCATGGAAGAGCTGTCGCTGGAGATCGCCAGCGAGTTTCTCGTCATGGCGGCCACTCTGTTGGCGATTAAAAGCCGCATGCTGCTCCCGCGTCCGACCCGGGCGGACGAGCCGGAGGAAGAGGGGGAAGATCCGCGGGCTGAACTGGTTCGCCAGCTGCTGGAATATCAGCGCTGCAAGTGGGCGGCCGAACAACTCCGGGAACGCCACCTTCTGCAAAGCCAAGTGTACGCACGGCCGCCTTTGGACCTGGGGCCGTTTGCTCCTCAGGAACCGCCTCCGCTGACGGGTGTCAGCCTGTGGCAGCTGGTGGACGCTTACCGGCGTCTGGTGCAGCGAATCCCAAAAGAACGCCGTGTGGCGACCATCGAAGGCACGGTGATCTCCGTCGAAGAGGAGATGGACCGCCTCTTGGACAAGCTTCGCCTCTACAAAGAGGTCACGTTCCTTCAGCTGTTTGGGGGGGTACCTTCCCGCCGGCACCTGGTGGCCGCGTTCCTGGCCCTGTTGGAGCTCGTCAAGGAAGGGGCTGTCCGGTGTTGGCAGTCGGAGCCGCTCGGCGACATCGTGGTGGTTTTGCAGGAAGGGGACGAGATATGATCTTGCCCATGTTGGGGGCTTTGGAAGCGATTCTTTTCGCAGCGGGGAGTGAAGGGGTCACCGACGAAGAGCTCGCCGAGATCCTGCAGCTCCCCGTCCACGAGTGCCGGTCTCTGTGCGAGGCGCTTCAGGAGGCGTACGACCAGCGGGGGAGTGGATTACAGGTGGCGCAGCTCGGTGGTTCCTGGCAGTTGCTGACGCGCCCGGAGCACGCCGTGTACCTCCGGCGGATGGCGGCGTCCCCGATGTCCACCCACCTCAGCCCAGCGGCCCTCGAGGTGTTGGCCATTGTCGCGTACCGGCAGCCCATCTCCCGCGCGGAGATCGAAATGGTGCGCGGCGTTCAGTCGGATCGCGCCATCCACACGCTGGTCCACCGCCAGCTCATTGCCGAAGTCGGCCGCCAGGACGCACCCGGCCGGCCGATTTTGTACGGGACGACGCAGACGTTTTTGCAGGCGTTCGGATTGCGCAGTCTCGACGATCTGCCGCCTCTGCCGCCGGAGCCTGAGGATCCGGAGGCGTTGTCGCTCTTTCAAAAACCGCCGGTCTGGCCCCGCGACTGAGCCCCCGATCCACATTCGCCTGGGGAGTGGCGCCCAGCGGGCAGAATACAGCGGAGGTTCCGGGGAATGCTAGAACCGTTCCAAGAAGAGGTGGGACGGTTTTGTTGATCTTGTGGGCTGTCATCGCAATCGCCGCGGTGGGGGCGCTGGTGGCCTTGGGCCTGTGGCAGCCCGTCCGCATCACCGTCGAATGGACGCAGCAGCAGTCGGACACGGACGCGTGGCTGTCCGTCCGCACGTTGTTCGGGCTGATCGGGTTTGAGCGAAAACTGACCGCGATCGACACGCCCTTGACGGAAGACGGCCCTGCCCTCCGATTCCGACACCAACGGCCCGCGGTGGACGGCTGGGGACACGAGTCCACCGTCCTCACCCGCGCAGAGGTGATGCACGTCTTCCAGAATTGGGACCGCTGGAGCCGGGTCCTGCGCGCCATCCTCCGTGAAATCGGGTTCATCCTCCGCCGCACGCATGTGGAGGAGCTGTCGTGGCGGATGCGCATCGGCACAGGGGACGCCCCTGGCACCGGGATGGCGTGCGGCGCTGCGTGGGCGCTGGTGGGAACGCTCGTCGGGTGGCTGGCGTCCCATACCCGGATGGCGGCGCCGGGAGACGTCCGGATCGATCCGGACTTCGAGCGGGCGTCGTTCCAGTCCCGGTTCCGCTGTATAGTCTGGATTCGAGCCGGTTATGCTATCCTGGGCGGCATCGGTGTGGCACGGGCATGGAGGAGGAGACAGACGCATGGAACACCCAATTCAAGGTCTCATGAAGACGGCCATGGAGAACATTCGCGGGATGGTCGACGTCAACACCATCATCGGTGACCCGGTCGAGACGCCGGATGGCACCGTGATCCTCCCGGTCAGTCGGGTGGGCTTTGGATTCGCCGCAGGTGGCAGCGAGTTCCAGGCGGATACAGAAGCGAAATCGGGCAACGGGGGTGGCAACGGCGGCTTTCCGTTCGGGGGCGGGTCGGGCGGCGGCGTGTCCATCAACCCCATCGGATTTCTGATCGTCAGCAAGACGGGCGGTGTCCGCCTGTTGTCGACCGATAACCAAAATCAGTTGTACGATCGCCTGATCGATATGGCCCCCGTGGTCGTCGAGAAGATCCAAGCCCTGTTGAAAGGGGATTCCGTCAGGCAACGCTCGTCCACCACGCAACTCGCGGATAAACCGATGTGACGTCCCGGCCGGCGGCGGGCGGCGTCCGGCCGACCGCACGCGCCGCCTGGCGCACGGCCGGATGGAGCCGGTTGTCCTAAGCGGACAAGAGCCGACATATCCTGCAGAGAGGGACTGTGGGGGGTGTCGGCTTGATTGATCTCATCTGGCTGATGCTGTTTTTGTCCGGGATCGTCACGGCGGCGTTCACCGGGCGGATGCAGGCAGTCGCCCAGGCGGTGCTGGGCGGGGCGGAGTCGGGCGTGGCCCTGGCGATCGCGTTGATCAGCATGATCTCGCTGTGGTTGGGGCTGATGCGGATCGCAGAGTTGGCCGGACTGGTCCGGGCGCTGACGAATTGGCTGCGGCCGGTGGGGCGCTTTCTTTATCCCTCGGTGCCGCCGGATCACCCCGCGATGGGCTCCATCCTGTCGAACATGGCCGCCAACATCCTCGGCCTCGGCAATGCCGCCACGCCGCTGGGTCTCAAGGCGATGCAGGAGCTGCAGACGCTCAACGAGGACAAGGAGACGGCCAGCGACGCCATGTGCACGCTGTTGGCGATCAACACCGCGAGCATCACGCTCATTCCGACCACCGTGATCGCGGTGCGCATGCAGAGTCACTCGGCCGATCCGACGTCCATCGTCGGCACGACGCTGTTCGCGACCTGCATCGGGACCGTCGCGGCCATCGTCCTCGATCGCCTGTTCCGGGCTTGGTCCAAGCGGGGGCGGGCGTGATGCAGCAGGTCCTGTCCACCCTCTCGACGTGGTTGTTGCCCGTGTTGGTCGCGGCGGTGTTGGTGACGGGCTACGCCCGCCGGGTCCCCATTTACAACGCGTTCGTGGAGGGGGCGAAGGCGGGGTTTGGCACATCCATCCGCTTGATTCCGCACCTGGTCGCCATGATGGTGGCGGTACAGGTGTTCAGCGCCTCAGGGGCGATGGACCTGGTGGTCCGAGCATTGGCGCCAGCGGCACACTGGCTGCACCTTCCGCCGGAGGTGGTGCCGATGGCGCTGCTGCGCCCGATCAGCAGCACCGGATCCCTCGCCTTTATGAAAGATATCTTTCAAGATCCGCGTTTCGGCCCAGACTCCTGGGTCGGGCAGTTGGCTTCGACCCTGCAGGCCGCGTCTGACACCACGCTGTACGTCATCACGGTGTACTTCGGCAGCGTGGGCATCAAGAACATCCGCTACGCGTTGAAGGTGGGCTTGCTGGCGGATCTGGCGAGCGTCATCGGCAGCGTGATCGCCGTACGGATCTTGCTCGGGCCGATGCCTGGCTCATGACCGGATTTGTCGCTCCAGGATGTCCGGGGTATAATGGGCGCGGTCACTGACGAGGACGAGGACAGGAGCCGTGGGGATGGAAGAGCGATTGCAAAAGGTGTTGGCACGGGCTGGCGTGGCGTCCAGGCGCCAGTGTGAAACGTTGATTCGGGAAGGCCGGGTGACCGTCGATGGCGTGGTGGTCACGGAACTCGGCACGAAGGTTAATCCCCAGCGTCAGCAGATCGCGGTCGATGGGCGGGTGGTCTCCCTGGAGCGCCCGGTGTGCGTGATGCTCCACAAGCCCACCTCATACGTGACGACGGTGCGCGATCCCCAGGGCCGGCGGACCGTCATGGACTTGGTCGCCGACGTGGGGGTGCGGCTGTACCCGGTGGGGCGTCTGGACTACGATTCGAGCGGACTTCTCCTGCTCTCCAACGACGGGGACCTGACGTACCGCCTGTTGCATCCATCGCATCACGTGGACAAGACGTACCGGGTCACCGTGCTGGGGATACCGGAAAAGGAAGGGCTGCAGCGCCTTCGCCGCGGTATCGAGCTCGAGGACGGGCCGGCGCAACCTGCGCAGGTCAAGGTGCTCCGCCAACATCCTCTGGAGTCGGTGCTCGAGATCACCATTCACGAGGGTCGCCACCGGCAGGTGCGGCGCATGATGGAGGCCATCGGGTGCCCCGTGAAGCGGCTCAAGCGGGTCTCCTTCGGTCCGCTGGCGTTGGGGGATCTGCCTCCAGGCCGGTGGCGGATGCTGACGCCTGAGGAGTGGCAGGCGTTGTACACGTCGGTCGATCTCCCGGTCCCCCCTTACCCCGGAGAGGAGACGGACGCCGCGGACCGGCGGGATCGTCCCCGGACGTTGCGACGGAAACCGGAATCGCGCAAAGGTCGGAAGAGCTGACCAGCGATGCATGAACTTTCCGCGCTCCGCAAACCCTACTCGGGAAGGGAGCGTGGTGTCATGCGACGTGGGTTGACGCATCTGGGGACCATGGCCTTGATCATCGCCCTTTGTACGGGGTGTACAGGGCCGTGGCAGGCAGTGAACCGGGGCACCGGAACGGCGGCGGATGCGATGCGCACGACGAATCTCACGGCGCGCACGCGAATGGCCTCGGATTCCCGGCTGCAGGTCGATCAGAAGGTGGCGGACCGGGTGGCGCGCGTCCCGGGGGTCCGCCAGGCGGCTGTCCTGGTGGCGGGGGATACGGCGTACATCGGCGTGGAGCTGGCCGGAGGCACCCAGGCCGGGCTCGCGGAACAGAAGAAACAGGCCATCATCTCGGCGGCCAAGGCCGTCCACCCTGGACTTCGCTGGGTCATGGTGAGTGCCAATCCGGACGTCTACCATCATTTTCAGGACTTCGCACGCCAACTGTCGGCCGGGCGTCCAGTGGACGCGGTGTGGAGCAATTTCCGCTCCATCGTGGAGCGCGTGTGGCCGGATGTGAGATAACATGCGAGGCGCTCGATGGTGGATAGGACTGTCGGTCGTATGCTTGTGCGCCGCGTGCACGCCGAATCACGCCCAGGCAGGGGCCTCGGCTTCCGGTGCCACTGCACCCCGCGTGACCGCTTGGGGTGACGCCCGTTCGCCCGTGGCGGTGGGCGGCAGGATGGATTTTCCCACAGGGCAGCGCATCGTGGCCAGGCCGGACGTGGCCGCGTCGCTTCGGGACGGCGATAGCGTGGCGGACGCAGTGGTAATTCTGGACGACGGACGAGGGTACGTTGGGTTACGTCTGATGCCGGACGCGCGACTGACTCCCTCGTTGACGAATCGGGTCCAAAATACCGTGCGGCGTTTTGCGCCCGGGGTGGGACCGGTGTTCGTCACGGCCGACGCGCACGCGTTCGCGGATCTCGCGGCGTTTCAACGCTACCTGGTCAGCGGCCGCACGGTGACCGGCATCCTGATGACGTGGCGTTCTATCTTGCAGCGGACGTGGGGGATCACGAGTCCGGCATCGGGCGGGTCCCCTCCAGCCGGGCGGTGACACACCGTCCGGTTTTTTTGTGGCGACAGGACTTCGGTTGCCGGTGTGGACCTGTCCAAGGCATAATGAGGGAGAATGAGCCGGGAGGTGCATGGGGGATGGAGAGCCAACCGCGTGTTCTGGTAGTGGACGACGAGGAACGCATCCGCCGGTTGGTCCGGATGTACCTGGAGCGCAGCGGATTCGCCGTCGAAGAGGCGCAGGACGGCAAACAGGCCTTGGACATGATGCTAACCCGTTCCTACGCCTGCGTGATCCTGGACCTGATGCTGCCTGGGATGGACGGGCGGGACGTGTGCGCGCATGTGCGGCAGCATTCCGACGTACCCATCATCATGCTCACGGCGGCTGGGGATGAGACGCAGCGCATTCACGGTTTCGAGCTCGGCGCGGACGATTACGTCGTCAAACCCTTCAGTCCGCGCGAACTGGTGATGCGTGTCAAGGCATTGCTCAAGCGCGCCGGCGACCAGGAGTATCTGCGCACGGACCTGCAACAGATCTTGTCTTTCCCGGATTTGGTGATCCGTGTCGACGCCCGGAGGGTGGAGGTCGCGGGTCAAGAGGTCAATCTGACGCCGAAGGAGTTCGATCTCCTCGTCTACATGGCTCAGCGCCCCGACAAGGTCTTTACGCGCGAGGAGCTGCTGCGGGACGTGTGGAATTACCAATTCTATGGCGATCAGCGTACGGTCGACACCCATGTCAAGCGTCTGCGTGAAAAATTGGGCCATGCCTCGGAACGGGTGAGCCAGTACATCGTGACCGTCTGGGGCGTGGGCTATAAGTTTGAGGTTGGCTCGTGATCCGAAACAGCATCGTCGCCAAGTTGTGGTTGACCATCGTCGCGATGGTCGTGCTGGTGTTGGTCCTGTTATCGATCTTGTTGCAGCAAGTCTTCGACAACTACGTCTACGAACAACAGGTCAGCGAGTTGACACGTCTGGCCACGACCGTCAAGACGCTCGTCCACGACAACGAAGACGCGGCACTGGCAAACCACATCGCCTCCCAGCTGGCGGATGTGCAACAGGCGCACATCGCCATCTACGATTCGATTTCGGAAGCCGGTGAGGGCCATGCGGTGTACCAACGGTTGAGCGCCGACCAACAGCAAGCCCTTGCGGCTGGCCAGACGGTCACGGTCCGCGGCGTGTACAATGGTGCCGACACGGTCGCCGTGTACGCACTCATTCCAGGGGCTTCCCCCGGATTGCTGGAAGTGCGCCAGCGCATGAGCGTTCTGCACGATCCGCTGGCGCGCATGCGCAATCTCATCCTGTTTGCGATGGCCCTGGGCGTCATCCTCACCACCGGATTAGCGTTTGTCATCTCCAAGAACCTGTCGCGGCCGCTCGTACAGATGAACCGGGCGGCCGAACTGATGGCGCGGGGCAATTTCAGCGGCAAAATCGAAGTGGTGACGACGGATGAGGTGGGGCGGCTGGGACGGACCTTCAACGCCCTCGCCAGCGAGCTGGAGCGCACGATTGCGGCCTTGACACAGGAAAAGTACCAACTCAGCAGCATCCTCTCCTCCTTGCGGGATGGCGTCGTGGCGGCAGATCTCGACGGGTACGTCACGTTGATGAATCCTCCCGCCCAGCGGACACTCAGCCAGTGGGCGCTGGCCGATCGCGGTGTTCCGGAGGTGACGCGTCTTCCCGCGCTGTTGCTCCGTGTGACCGAACACGTTCTGGAACGCAAGGAGACCCGGTCCGAGGAGCTGATGGTGCTGGGCCGCCAGATGGTCGTAACCACGAC includes the following:
- a CDS encoding segregation and condensation protein A — protein: MTLEVVLDTFTGPLDLLLHLIQTQEINIHDIPIATITDQYLAYLHAMEELSLEIASEFLVMAATLLAIKSRMLLPRPTRADEPEEEGEDPRAELVRQLLEYQRCKWAAEQLRERHLLQSQVYARPPLDLGPFAPQEPPPLTGVSLWQLVDAYRRLVQRIPKERRVATIEGTVISVEEEMDRLLDKLRLYKEVTFLQLFGGVPSRRHLVAAFLALLELVKEGAVRCWQSEPLGDIVVVLQEGDEI
- the scpB gene encoding SMC-Scp complex subunit ScpB codes for the protein MILPMLGALEAILFAAGSEGVTDEELAEILQLPVHECRSLCEALQEAYDQRGSGLQVAQLGGSWQLLTRPEHAVYLRRMAASPMSTHLSPAALEVLAIVAYRQPISRAEIEMVRGVQSDRAIHTLVHRQLIAEVGRQDAPGRPILYGTTQTFLQAFGLRSLDDLPPLPPEPEDPEALSLFQKPPVWPRD
- a CDS encoding DUF2953 domain-containing protein, coding for MLILWAVIAIAAVGALVALGLWQPVRITVEWTQQQSDTDAWLSVRTLFGLIGFERKLTAIDTPLTEDGPALRFRHQRPAVDGWGHESTVLTRAEVMHVFQNWDRWSRVLRAILREIGFILRRTHVEELSWRMRIGTGDAPGTGMACGAAWALVGTLVGWLASHTRMAAPGDVRIDPDFERASFQSRFRCIVWIRAGYAILGGIGVARAWRRRQTHGTPNSRSHEDGHGEHSRDGRRQHHHR
- the ytfJ gene encoding GerW family sporulation protein, translating into MEHPIQGLMKTAMENIRGMVDVNTIIGDPVETPDGTVILPVSRVGFGFAAGGSEFQADTEAKSGNGGGNGGFPFGGGSGGGVSINPIGFLIVSKTGGVRLLSTDNQNQLYDRLIDMAPVVVEKIQALLKGDSVRQRSSTTQLADKPM
- a CDS encoding nucleoside recognition domain-containing protein; protein product: MIDLIWLMLFLSGIVTAAFTGRMQAVAQAVLGGAESGVALAIALISMISLWLGLMRIAELAGLVRALTNWLRPVGRFLYPSVPPDHPAMGSILSNMAANILGLGNAATPLGLKAMQELQTLNEDKETASDAMCTLLAINTASITLIPTTVIAVRMQSHSADPTSIVGTTLFATCIGTVAAIVLDRLFRAWSKRGRA
- a CDS encoding spore maturation protein translates to MQQVLSTLSTWLLPVLVAAVLVTGYARRVPIYNAFVEGAKAGFGTSIRLIPHLVAMMVAVQVFSASGAMDLVVRALAPAAHWLHLPPEVVPMALLRPISSTGSLAFMKDIFQDPRFGPDSWVGQLASTLQAASDTTLYVITVYFGSVGIKNIRYALKVGLLADLASVIGSVIAVRILLGPMPGS
- a CDS encoding pseudouridine synthase; this encodes MEERLQKVLARAGVASRRQCETLIREGRVTVDGVVVTELGTKVNPQRQQIAVDGRVVSLERPVCVMLHKPTSYVTTVRDPQGRRTVMDLVADVGVRLYPVGRLDYDSSGLLLLSNDGDLTYRLLHPSHHVDKTYRVTVLGIPEKEGLQRLRRGIELEDGPAQPAQVKVLRQHPLESVLEITIHEGRHRQVRRMMEAIGCPVKRLKRVSFGPLALGDLPPGRWRMLTPEEWQALYTSVDLPVPPYPGEETDAADRRDRPRTLRRKPESRKGRKS
- a CDS encoding YhcN/YlaJ family sporulation lipoprotein; translation: MRRGLTHLGTMALIIALCTGCTGPWQAVNRGTGTAADAMRTTNLTARTRMASDSRLQVDQKVADRVARVPGVRQAAVLVAGDTAYIGVELAGGTQAGLAEQKKQAIISAAKAVHPGLRWVMVSANPDVYHHFQDFARQLSAGRPVDAVWSNFRSIVERVWPDVR
- a CDS encoding YhcN/YlaJ family sporulation lipoprotein, producing the protein MDFPTGQRIVARPDVAASLRDGDSVADAVVILDDGRGYVGLRLMPDARLTPSLTNRVQNTVRRFAPGVGPVFVTADAHAFADLAAFQRYLVSGRTVTGILMTWRSILQRTWGITSPASGGSPPAGR